The window CTGTAGTGTTCTTACCGGATATACCCCAATGATCCGTTTGTATCTGCTGCCACATATAGGCATCCCCCGTCATATCGTACACATGCCAGAAAGCATTCCTATAAGCCTCTTTCACAAGTTCTATGGTGACATTAGCCCCTATGGCATAACCTAATATATAGTCGTTATGGGCATCCATCACCACATATAGCACCGGCCTAAACCAATCATTTTTGGCAATTTCTTTGACCTTCCCGTCTACAGTGGTGACCGTATGAGCAGGGCATCTAAAGAAGGCATCAAGCACATTATCATCACTATTTATTAGGAGAAGTGGGGCAGATGGCCTTTCCCTTTGGTTCTGTTTAGAGATTGTGGTGTAGAGTTTAGCCACCCCTTCACGCTCTAGCATAAGGTAAGATTTCCACTTTTTACGCCAGTACCCCACAGCCCCCGGGCTTATTGACTGCCTTCCGGTTTCCTTAGCCCATACATTGTATTTATCAGCGATAACGGTATCATCAAACTTATTTCGATGGCTTAAAAACCCTTTTAAAAGGCTTTCGGCCTCTTCGTCCTTCACCTTTTTAGAGTAGTCATTGCCAAACTTGTGTTTCTCTACAAGGCTTTCATAACCACCCTCTTTATATATGCGGATCTTCTCCTTAAGTCGCTTCGCATTCGAAGGGATGTTCACCTTTTTAAGCTTTATCATATCCGTTGCGATCTCCCAAAAAGCCATTACACTTATATTAAGCTCTCTTTTTAAGGCTGTTTTATCGCTTGTCAGTCTCCCCAGCATGTTTAGCCAAGTAGCCGCCTCAGTGTACCTGTGCACGTAATTGATTTGGCTTTTACCGTTGATATCCTTATCGCTAGCTGGTAGCTTATCCCCATTAGGTAGTAGGTATTCAGTGTAAAACCGTTGGGCATCATAGTCCCATACCAAACTATTTAGGATAGGCTGTTTAGAAGCATACTCATAAGGATCTCCATATATTTCCCGTACTTTAGCCCTGTGTTTTATCGGTAGAGAATCGAACTCTATAAGTATTTTTCTACCATTACCCCCCTCACCATGGACAGTTATGTTGCCATTCCTCTTGTGATAATAAAAATTATCACGATCCAGCACCTCTGGTACCAGCTCAGAATATTCCATACATAATTTATCGCCGAGGTACTCCATGTTAGGCTGGTAGTTTTACTAATTTCTCTATCTCTTGTATAAGTAGACTTTTGCCAGATTCGGCTATAGTGTCCACTGATAGCACCTTTTTAGCCAGTTTGCTCTCCATATTTACAGCCCCTGATCTTATTTTCTTCACGTAACTAACAGAACACCCGACAATTCCAGCGACCTGCTCAGCGGTCAATTGGTAGTTATTTTTGGTACATCTTGTTTTATTATTTTTATCTTTGTTCATAATATTTGTTCTTTGTGGTTCAAATATACTAAACAATAATTAAGTACCAAACAATTTTTAAGTATATATAATGGATTTTTCTTTTCGTTTACAACAACTTATTGAGTACCTTGATATTACGTCATACCGTTTATCGAAAGAAATTGGTACGTCAGAAGCTGTTATATCGAATGCTAGATCTGGCAGGAATAAGCCGAGTTATGATTTGATAAGTAAAATACTTAACAAATATAAAGTAATATCAGCTGAATGGTTACTGTTAGGGGAGGGTGATATGCTGAAAAATGGGGGAGATTCAAGCAATACCCCCTCCTTTAATGAGCCTCTTAACAACTATTCTATACCCTTAAAGGATAATAGCCCACCCCCCTTACCCTCTAAACAGGGTAAAAACTACACCCAAAAACTACACCCTACCCTACACCCTACGCAGGAAAAGTGTCGTATTTGCGATGAGAAGGAGCGGGTAATAGCCCAGCAATCAGAGGTTATTAATGCTTTAAAAAAGGTAGTATCCCAAATGGAAATGCGCCTACATGATTATGATGTGAAGAGAAAAAAGAACGCTGGCTAAAGGTCACATACAGGCGCACAGAGCAGATATTGCCACTTTTACCCCTGCTTTTAGCTTAAAAAATAACAGTTTACCCAAAATACTTAAAGGCTTTTTGAATACCTTTTAAAAGACTATTAAAAAACTTAAACCAAAAATCAACCAAATTAAACTTAATGGTACATCTGGATTTTTACAAAACACCGTTTACAGCCTGTTTGAACAGTTTTTGCACTTCTTTTTTGGTACTTGTTGTTTTATCCCCCTTACACATGCCCAATATTCTGGCTTTCCATATTCTTGGATTACAAGATGAATCTTTGGTTTACCTAGAAAAGATGATTTGTCAATTCCACATCTGATAAAATAACTACGGCCCTTTTCAATATTCAACTTAATATCCGTTCGTTCACTAGTCTTTGCACTCAAAGTATAAACCCCATCATTTTTCACTTTAACCATTGCTGGCTTATCTTTTCTTAGTTCATAGATTGTAGAATCATTGCGTTTTAAATCATAATTCCCTACATAAAAACTAATATATAAAGAGGATGGACTGTAGAAGTAAAGGGATGCAAAATCATTTTGATTTTTTTCTATCTCGATAACATCAAACTCAAGTAAACCATAATCGATATCCGTTTGGTAGCTGATATTGCTTTGAGAATAGTAAAAATGAAGTACACTTAATGCTTTCTTTAATCTATTATCTTCTTGATCAAACCCATAGGCCAATCTGTAACTCTCAGGCTTTTGATATGCGTAATTATCCATCCATTGTTTTTTATATAGCAATCTTTTGTAAACATCTATTGACGTCCCACTAAAACTAAATCTTATTTGCCATTGTGGTTTAGATTTAATTATGATCACATTGAAATCTGCATAGTTTTTTTTGAGATAATCAT of the Cyclobacterium marinum DSM 745 genome contains:
- a CDS encoding helix-turn-helix domain-containing protein, translating into MDFSFRLQQLIEYLDITSYRLSKEIGTSEAVISNARSGRNKPSYDLISKILNKYKVISAEWLLLGEGDMLKNGGDSSNTPSFNEPLNNYSIPLKDNSPPPLPSKQGKNYTQKLHPTLHPTQEKCRICDEKERVIAQQSEVINALKKVVSQMEMRLHDYDVKRKKNAG